The following coding sequences are from one Candidatus Binataceae bacterium window:
- a CDS encoding heme exporter protein CcmB → MGSFAAVLRKDLLLEVRGGQSTVALGALSLLVLVVLVFAFDPGGGEQGSAAAAGALWVALVFSGMLGATRAVAAEHENGCMRALLISPLDRAALYAAKLAAALIFMTAAEAASVILMVLFFNLEFDARLARLVPAVLLGALGFAALATLLAAISSRLRAGDLVLPLLAVPMFVPALIAGVKASALVLGGAPLAQAAIWFKLLGAFDVLFIAAGCMLFEYVAAQE, encoded by the coding sequence ATGGGCTCGTTCGCCGCCGTCCTGCGCAAGGATTTGCTGCTCGAAGTGCGCGGCGGCCAGAGCACGGTGGCCTTGGGCGCACTCTCGCTGCTGGTGCTGGTCGTGCTGGTGTTCGCCTTCGACCCCGGCGGCGGCGAGCAGGGGAGCGCAGCTGCGGCCGGTGCGCTGTGGGTGGCGCTGGTGTTTTCCGGAATGCTCGGCGCGACACGCGCGGTGGCCGCCGAGCACGAAAACGGATGTATGCGCGCGTTGCTGATAAGTCCGCTCGATCGCGCGGCGCTATACGCGGCCAAACTCGCCGCCGCCCTCATCTTCATGACGGCGGCCGAAGCCGCCTCGGTGATCCTGATGGTGCTGTTCTTTAATCTCGAATTTGACGCGCGGCTGGCGCGTCTGGTTCCGGCGGTCTTGCTCGGCGCGCTGGGCTTCGCCGCGCTGGCGACGCTGCTGGCCGCAATTTCCTCGCGCCTGCGCGCGGGCGACCTGGTCCTGCCGCTGCTCGCGGTGCCGATGTTCGTCCCGGCGCTGATCGCTGGCGTCAAGGCGAGCGCGCTCGTGCTCGGTGGCGCGCCGCTTGCCCAGGCCGCGATCTGGTTCAAGCTCCTTGGCGCGTTCGACGTCCTCTTCATCGCTGCCGGCTGCATGCTCTTCGAGTATGTTGCCGCGCAGGAGTGA
- a CDS encoding cytochrome c-type biogenesis protein CcmH, with amino-acid sequence MKARASLAIGAFALALLFGGAAVPFMPAARAATSTATGQEVAEALTCQCGCGLTVANCNHPNCEFSVPTRQKIEEMLGRGMGRAQIIAYFRTRYGEKILSAPTLQGFNLLAWTMPFVALLVGGAIVVVVMGRWRGAPSPASPEPPAGANPDQSQFSPALRERLERELRERI; translated from the coding sequence TTGAAGGCACGCGCGAGCCTGGCGATCGGTGCGTTCGCCCTGGCCCTGTTATTCGGCGGTGCCGCGGTGCCCTTCATGCCTGCGGCGCGCGCCGCCACTTCCACCGCCACCGGGCAGGAGGTCGCCGAGGCGCTGACCTGCCAGTGCGGATGCGGCTTGACAGTCGCCAACTGTAACCATCCCAATTGCGAGTTCTCGGTGCCGACCCGCCAGAAGATCGAAGAGATGCTCGGGCGCGGGATGGGCCGGGCCCAGATAATCGCCTACTTCCGCACCCGGTACGGCGAGAAGATTCTTTCCGCGCCGACCCTCCAGGGCTTCAACCTGCTGGCGTGGACGATGCCCTTCGTCGCGCTGCTTGTAGGCGGAGCGATCGTGGTGGTGGTGATGGGCCGCTGGCGCGGCGCGCCATCGCCGGCCTCGCCCGAACCGCCGGCCGGGGCGAATCCGGACCAGTCGCAATTCTCGCCCGCGCTGCGCGAGCGGCTTGAGCGCGAGCTTCGGGAGCGGATTTGA
- the ccmA gene encoding heme ABC exporter ATP-binding protein CcmA, which produces MSAALIEARALARSFGPTPVLRGINLAIEAGRGVAITGANGAGKSTLIRLLAGLAAPTSGSALLFGEPACSLAPALRRRIGLLTHQSFLYPNLTARENLDFYATLYGLDDRRGAVDRWLERVGLAGAGDGRVRGFSRGMEQRLALARTMLAAPDVLLLDEPLSALDADGAALALAFMREAMARGAAVLVSAHQSRPLEELGFESLALVRGRLVRPQAPRAPTQAVSRPVAMG; this is translated from the coding sequence ATGAGCGCCGCGCTTATCGAGGCGCGCGCGCTGGCTAGGAGCTTCGGTCCCACTCCGGTCCTGCGCGGGATCAACCTTGCGATCGAAGCCGGGCGCGGCGTGGCGATCACGGGCGCTAACGGCGCGGGCAAATCCACTCTGATTCGCCTCCTCGCCGGCCTCGCGGCGCCGACCTCGGGCAGCGCGCTTCTTTTCGGCGAGCCTGCGTGCTCGCTTGCGCCAGCGTTGCGCCGGCGCATCGGCCTGCTGACGCATCAGAGCTTCCTCTATCCCAACCTCACCGCGCGCGAGAACCTCGATTTCTACGCCACCCTCTACGGCCTCGACGACCGGCGCGGCGCGGTCGACCGATGGCTGGAGCGGGTGGGGCTGGCCGGCGCGGGCGACGGGCGCGTGCGCGGCTTCTCGCGCGGGATGGAACAGCGGCTGGCGCTTGCGCGCACGATGCTCGCGGCACCCGATGTGCTGCTGCTCGACGAGCCGCTGAGCGCACTCGACGCCGACGGCGCGGCGTTGGCGCTTGCGTTCATGCGCGAGGCGATGGCGCGCGGTGCCGCGGTGCTGGTCAGCGCGCATCAGTCGCGCCCCCTGGAGGAACTGGGCTTCGAAAGCCTCGCGCTCGTGCGCGGGCGCCTGGTCCGCCCGCAGGCGCCGCGCGCGCCGACCCAGGCCGTGTCGCGGCCGGTGGCGATGGGTTGA
- the ccsA gene encoding cytochrome c biogenesis protein CcsA: MTGRAFRLWPGLTALALMLAALYMVFVYVPTEAEQGIVQRIFYFHVPCAWVAFVSFGLVAIAGVFYLWLGQQIWDDLGYAAAEIGMVFCTLVLVTGSIWAKPIWGAWWTWDSRLTTTLILWLLYGGYLMLRAMAGDAPAGARFGAVVGIVAALDVPIVIVSVRLWRTIHPAVLVTRQGGHGLEDPRMVMTLLVSLAAFTALFIWILCLRFMTLRMRTRLSELTYRVALAEAAAQD; the protein is encoded by the coding sequence ATGACGGGGCGCGCGTTCAGGCTGTGGCCGGGGCTGACGGCGCTCGCGCTGATGCTCGCCGCGCTTTACATGGTCTTCGTCTATGTGCCGACCGAAGCCGAGCAGGGGATCGTCCAGCGAATTTTCTACTTCCACGTGCCGTGCGCGTGGGTCGCCTTCGTCTCCTTCGGCCTGGTTGCGATCGCCGGTGTGTTCTACCTCTGGCTGGGTCAGCAGATATGGGATGACCTCGGCTATGCGGCAGCCGAGATAGGGATGGTCTTCTGCACGCTGGTGCTGGTGACCGGCTCGATCTGGGCCAAGCCGATCTGGGGCGCGTGGTGGACGTGGGACTCGCGTCTGACCACGACGCTTATTCTGTGGCTGCTCTACGGCGGTTATCTGATGCTGCGCGCGATGGCAGGCGACGCGCCGGCCGGCGCGCGTTTCGGCGCGGTGGTCGGAATCGTCGCCGCGCTTGACGTGCCGATCGTGATCGTTTCGGTGCGTCTGTGGCGCACGATTCATCCCGCGGTGCTGGTCACGCGCCAGGGCGGGCACGGACTGGAGGACCCGCGGATGGTGATGACGCTACTGGTCTCACTCGCCGCCTTCACTGCGCTCTTTATATGGATTCTCTGCCTACGCTTCATGACGCTCAGGATGCGTACGCGGCTGAGCGAGCTGACCTATCGCGTGGCGCTGGCCGAAGCCGCCGCCCAGGATTAG